Proteins encoded together in one Gemmatimonadota bacterium DH-78 window:
- the tssC gene encoding type VI secretion system contractile sheath large subunit: MAEAEKNAAQGQETTEEVSLLDQIVESGRFGPAKPSQQKGRGLIKRFLSEVLEGQMAVSADVESMLNGRIAEIDRLISKQLREVMHHPEFQRLEGTWRGLKYLLSQSETGVMLKLKVLNVSKKELLKDLQKAPEFDQSALFKKVYEEEYGVFGGAPFGALMGDYEFSRSGQDIELLSKISEVAAAAHAPFITGAQASMFNLENFTQLDAPRDLAKIFDTTEYAKWKNFRDSEDSRYVALALPRMLLREPYGSNTVPVEAFNYEEDVDGSEHERYLWGNAAWALGAKVTQAFAKYGWCATIRGVESGGLVEGLPVHNFKTPSGDIAMKCPTETQITDRREKELADLGFAPLVHCKGTPNAAFFSVQSAQKPKIYDSDAATANSRLSAQLPYIFAVSRFAHYLKVMMRDKIGGYTSRSQVQSFLNNWISNYVVSNEDAPFSVKAERPLREARVDVVEIPSKPGSYRAVAFLRPHFQLDELSVSMRLVADLPPSANP, translated from the coding sequence ATGGCTGAGGCCGAGAAGAACGCAGCACAGGGCCAGGAGACGACCGAGGAGGTCAGTCTGCTGGACCAGATCGTCGAGTCGGGTCGCTTCGGTCCCGCGAAGCCCTCGCAGCAGAAGGGGCGCGGACTCATCAAGCGCTTCCTCTCGGAAGTGCTCGAGGGCCAGATGGCCGTCTCGGCCGACGTGGAGTCGATGCTCAACGGCCGGATCGCCGAGATCGACCGGCTCATCTCGAAGCAGTTGCGCGAGGTGATGCACCACCCGGAGTTCCAGCGTCTCGAAGGCACCTGGCGCGGGCTCAAGTACCTGCTCTCGCAGAGCGAGACCGGGGTGATGCTCAAGCTGAAGGTGCTCAACGTCTCGAAGAAGGAGCTCCTCAAGGACCTCCAGAAGGCCCCCGAGTTCGATCAGAGCGCCCTCTTCAAGAAGGTGTACGAAGAGGAGTACGGGGTGTTCGGTGGCGCGCCGTTCGGGGCGCTGATGGGCGACTACGAGTTCAGCCGCTCGGGGCAGGACATCGAGCTGCTCTCGAAGATCTCGGAGGTGGCCGCCGCGGCTCACGCCCCGTTCATCACCGGTGCGCAGGCCTCGATGTTCAACCTCGAGAACTTCACGCAGCTCGACGCGCCGCGCGATCTGGCGAAGATCTTCGACACCACCGAGTACGCGAAGTGGAAGAACTTCCGCGACTCCGAGGACTCCCGCTACGTGGCGCTCGCGCTTCCGCGCATGCTCCTGCGCGAGCCCTACGGCAGCAACACGGTGCCGGTCGAGGCCTTCAACTACGAAGAGGACGTCGACGGCAGCGAGCACGAGCGCTACCTGTGGGGCAACGCGGCCTGGGCGCTCGGCGCCAAGGTGACGCAGGCCTTCGCCAAGTACGGCTGGTGCGCCACGATCCGGGGTGTGGAGAGCGGCGGTCTCGTGGAGGGACTCCCGGTCCACAACTTCAAGACGCCGTCGGGTGACATCGCGATGAAGTGCCCGACCGAGACCCAGATCACCGACCGGCGCGAGAAGGAGCTGGCCGATCTCGGCTTCGCCCCGCTGGTGCACTGCAAAGGCACGCCCAACGCGGCCTTCTTCAGCGTGCAGTCGGCACAGAAGCCGAAGATCTACGACTCCGATGCGGCCACGGCCAACTCGCGTCTGTCGGCCCAGCTGCCCTACATCTTCGCCGTGTCGCGCTTCGCCCACTACCTGAAGGTGATGATGCGCGACAAGATCGGCGGATACACCAGCCGGTCGCAGGTGCAGTCGTTCCTGAACAACTGGATCAGCAACTACGTGGTGTCGAACGAAGACGCGCCCTTCTCGGTCAAGGCCGAGCGGCCGCTTCGCGAGGCGCGGGTCGACGTGGTCGAGATTCCGTCGAAGCCCGGCTCGTACCGGGCCGTCGCCTTCCTCCGTCCGCACTTCCAGCTCGACGAGCTGAGCGTGTCGATGCGGCTGGTGGCCGACCTTCCTCCGTCCGCGAACCCGTAG
- the tssB gene encoding type VI secretion system contractile sheath small subunit has protein sequence MAESIHDRLKRVRAPRVNIEYKVEIGDAIEMKELPFVMGILGDFTGHPDEPLERLKDRKFTEINPDNFDEVLANMKPHLAFRVDNKLSDDPDAGQLGVDLRFQELDDFDPDRVAQQIPAIRKLLELRQELADVRGSLQGNDKLEEILQATLTDTDALARIKDELGSEEDDSDG, from the coding sequence ATGGCGGAGAGCATTCACGATCGTCTCAAGCGGGTTCGCGCCCCTCGCGTGAACATCGAGTACAAGGTCGAGATCGGGGACGCGATCGAGATGAAGGAGCTGCCCTTCGTGATGGGCATCCTCGGCGACTTCACCGGTCATCCCGACGAGCCGCTCGAGCGTCTCAAGGACCGCAAGTTCACCGAGATCAATCCGGACAACTTCGACGAGGTGCTGGCCAACATGAAGCCGCACCTGGCGTTCCGGGTCGACAACAAGCTCTCCGACGACCCCGACGCGGGTCAGCTCGGAGTCGATCTCCGCTTCCAGGAGCTCGACGACTTCGATCCCGACCGCGTGGCGCAGCAGATCCCCGCGATCCGCAAGCTGCTGGAACTGCGCCAGGAACTGGCCGACGTTCGCGGAAGCCTGCAGGGCAACGACAAGCTCGAGGAGATCCTCCAGGCCACCCTGACCGACACCGACGCGCTCGCCAGGATCAAGGACGAGCTGGGATCCGAGGAGGACGACTCCGATGGCTGA
- the tssK gene encoding type VI secretion system baseplate subunit TssK → MQPVLWTKGVILSPQHLQLQDRFLEDMLSFRLSAVSAWRWGFAALAVDREALAEGMVSLDSARGVFQDGLTFDVPGADAAPAARAVDDLLDPGADAGLVHLAISEWKRGGTNVALSPGTGARFEAEMVHRRDDTTGDGEKPVLVGRKNLRLVGEAEEIAGLLTLPVARLLRSASGEVSLDPAFVPPVVNHGASDHLVSLNRRLLEIMTARSATLAGGRRQRNLSLADFGVADVAGFWLLYTVNSYLPLIRHFLESGHGHPLELFRTWSALAGALTTFSDRITPADLPEYDHADLRRSFEALDDLIRDLLATVVPTTHVSLPLRPTRTHIHATALDEERYLDATETYLALRSELGPDELAQRVPQLVKVSSGDRVEVLIRQALPGVALRHVADPPGSLPVKLDYSYFRLERTGPEWEAVRRSRNIAVYLPADFPAAEGEIVLLLPRADEGR, encoded by the coding sequence ATGCAACCGGTCCTCTGGACCAAGGGCGTGATCCTTTCTCCTCAGCATTTGCAGCTGCAGGACCGCTTTCTGGAGGACATGCTCTCCTTCCGCCTCTCGGCCGTATCGGCCTGGCGCTGGGGCTTCGCCGCACTGGCGGTCGACCGCGAGGCGCTCGCCGAGGGCATGGTATCACTCGACTCCGCGCGGGGGGTGTTCCAGGACGGACTGACCTTCGACGTGCCGGGAGCCGACGCGGCCCCCGCCGCGCGGGCGGTGGACGACCTGCTCGATCCCGGAGCCGACGCGGGCCTCGTGCACCTGGCGATCTCGGAGTGGAAGCGCGGCGGCACCAACGTGGCACTCTCGCCGGGCACGGGCGCTCGTTTCGAGGCCGAGATGGTGCACCGCCGCGACGACACCACCGGCGACGGAGAGAAGCCGGTGCTGGTGGGGCGCAAGAATCTGCGCCTGGTGGGCGAAGCCGAGGAGATCGCCGGACTGCTCACCCTGCCCGTGGCGAGGCTGCTGCGAAGCGCCTCGGGCGAGGTGTCGCTCGACCCCGCCTTCGTGCCCCCGGTGGTGAACCACGGCGCGAGCGACCACCTCGTGTCGCTCAACCGCCGGCTGCTCGAGATCATGACGGCGCGGAGCGCCACCCTGGCCGGGGGGCGACGGCAGCGGAATCTGTCGCTGGCCGACTTCGGGGTGGCCGACGTGGCCGGCTTCTGGCTGCTCTACACCGTCAACTCCTACCTGCCGCTGATCCGGCACTTCCTGGAGAGCGGACACGGGCACCCGCTCGAACTCTTCCGCACCTGGTCGGCGCTGGCCGGCGCCCTCACCACCTTCTCCGACCGGATCACGCCGGCCGACCTGCCCGAGTACGACCACGCCGACCTGCGGCGCAGCTTCGAGGCCCTCGACGACCTGATCCGCGACCTGCTCGCCACGGTGGTGCCCACCACGCACGTGTCGCTGCCGCTGCGCCCGACCCGCACGCACATCCACGCGACCGCCCTCGACGAGGAGCGCTACCTCGACGCCACCGAAACCTACCTGGCGCTGCGGAGCGAACTCGGCCCCGACGAACTCGCGCAGCGAGTCCCGCAACTCGTGAAGGTGTCGTCCGGCGACCGGGTGGAGGTGCTGATCCGCCAGGCGCTGCCCGGGGTGGCGCTGCGCCATGTGGCCGATCCGCCCGGATCGCTGCCGGTCAAGCTGGACTACAGCTACTTCCGCCTCGAGCGCACCGGCCCGGAGTGGGAGGCGGTACGGCGCTCGCGCAACATCGCCGTCTACCTCCCCGCCGACTTCCCGGCCGCCGAGGGCGAGATCGTGCTGCTGCTGCCGAGAGCGGACGAGGGGCGCTGA
- a CDS encoding type VI secretion system tube protein Hcp — MAFDAYLKFEGGPKLGGESDRKGHEGEIAILAFSFGASNPATISGGTKGSAAGKGVVSAFTVNKTSDTSSAILFQACMKGDHFPKATVTLNKAGGDAHLPYLIYEFEEVYISSFQMSGSSGGDDRPMETMNLDFGKVKVTYSAQTETGAAGEQIIGQWNVRTQTPD; from the coding sequence ATGGCATTCGATGCCTACCTGAAGTTCGAAGGCGGACCGAAGCTCGGAGGCGAGTCGGACCGGAAGGGACACGAGGGCGAGATCGCGATCCTGGCCTTCTCGTTCGGTGCCTCGAACCCGGCCACCATTTCGGGTGGCACGAAGGGTTCGGCGGCGGGCAAGGGCGTGGTGTCGGCGTTCACCGTCAACAAGACGAGCGACACCTCCAGCGCGATCCTCTTTCAGGCCTGCATGAAGGGCGACCACTTCCCGAAGGCCACGGTCACGCTCAACAAGGCGGGTGGCGACGCGCACCTGCCCTACCTGATCTACGAGTTCGAAGAGGTGTACATCTCGTCGTTCCAGATGTCGGGCAGCTCGGGTGGCGACGATCGGCCGATGGAGACGATGAACCTCGACTTCGGCAAGGTGAAGGTCACCTACAGCGCGCAGACCGAAACCGGTGCGGCGGGCGAGCAGATCATCGGCCAGTGGAACGTCCGCACTCAGACGCCCGACTGA
- the tssA gene encoding type VI secretion system protein TssA — MPDIEEFLRPISDDAPAGEDVRYEVVYDEIRDARESDPDLPQGEWETERRVADFKAVAKMAGEVLRDRSKDLQIAAWLMEAWIDREGFAGLHAGLDLQRELLDRFWDHVYPEIDDGDLEYRAAPLEWIAGYLGPRLREVPLNPAGHGFVAYRAGRALGYEEAVESDPEKRAARQAEIDAGKVSPEAFDAAADRAPKEWYRALVGDIEASLAAIDALEAFTDERFGDVAPSFRPLREDVAEIERVARRIFAEKLEADPDPVEAPPMPTHESSVPGEPQASASGSAAAAPMSAEPTSRDDAGGRIASAARWLRRSDPLDPAPYLMIRGLRWGELRRDRGEVDPRLLAAPPTATRTHLKGLLLDGEWAALLEASEEVMATPFGRGWLDLQRYVFTALDGLGPDYEAVASSLKGALRSLLVDLPELPDLTLMDDTPTANRETRLWLQEEGLAGPLSEAEQARMEPTGAAVAGRDALDRARERVRAGQPQKAIELLMRAADDEGHPRGRALRRMQAARVMVDHGLAQVAMPILRDIMTRIEEHRLEEWEDSETVAVPMALLYRCLEATDGDASEREQLYLRVCRLDPLQAMHFSTGADGASEADDAAEGASDDGVQEA, encoded by the coding sequence ATGCCCGACATCGAGGAGTTCCTGAGGCCGATCTCCGACGACGCGCCGGCCGGAGAAGACGTCCGCTACGAGGTGGTGTACGACGAGATCCGCGACGCGCGCGAGAGCGATCCCGACCTGCCGCAGGGCGAGTGGGAGACCGAACGCCGCGTCGCCGATTTCAAGGCGGTGGCAAAGATGGCGGGCGAGGTGCTCCGCGACCGCTCCAAGGATCTGCAGATCGCCGCCTGGCTCATGGAGGCGTGGATCGATCGGGAGGGATTCGCGGGACTCCATGCGGGGCTCGACCTCCAGAGAGAACTGCTCGACCGCTTCTGGGACCACGTCTACCCCGAGATCGACGACGGCGACCTCGAGTATCGCGCGGCGCCCCTCGAGTGGATCGCCGGGTACCTGGGGCCGCGGTTGCGCGAGGTGCCGCTCAACCCGGCCGGACACGGCTTCGTGGCCTACCGGGCCGGTCGCGCGCTCGGTTACGAAGAGGCGGTGGAGAGCGATCCGGAGAAGCGCGCCGCGCGCCAGGCGGAGATCGACGCCGGCAAGGTGTCGCCCGAGGCCTTCGATGCCGCGGCGGATCGGGCGCCCAAGGAGTGGTACAGGGCGCTGGTGGGCGACATCGAAGCCTCGCTCGCCGCGATCGACGCCCTCGAGGCCTTCACCGACGAGCGCTTCGGCGACGTGGCACCCAGCTTCCGTCCACTCCGCGAGGACGTGGCCGAGATCGAGCGGGTGGCGCGGCGGATTTTCGCCGAGAAGCTGGAAGCCGACCCCGATCCCGTGGAGGCCCCGCCGATGCCCACCCACGAGAGCTCGGTTCCGGGCGAGCCCCAGGCCTCGGCGAGTGGGTCCGCCGCGGCCGCGCCGATGTCGGCCGAGCCCACCTCGCGCGACGACGCGGGTGGGCGGATCGCCTCGGCGGCGCGCTGGCTGCGCCGGTCCGACCCGCTCGATCCCGCGCCCTACCTCATGATCCGCGGCCTGCGCTGGGGAGAACTCCGGCGGGACCGTGGCGAGGTGGACCCCCGGCTGCTGGCGGCCCCGCCGACGGCGACCCGCACGCATCTCAAGGGGCTGCTGCTCGACGGCGAGTGGGCGGCGCTGCTCGAGGCCTCGGAAGAAGTGATGGCCACCCCCTTCGGACGGGGCTGGCTCGATCTCCAGCGCTACGTGTTCACCGCGCTCGACGGGCTCGGCCCGGACTACGAAGCGGTCGCGAGCTCGCTGAAGGGAGCGCTGAGATCGCTGCTGGTGGATCTGCCCGAGCTGCCCGACCTGACCCTGATGGACGACACCCCCACGGCCAACCGCGAGACGCGGCTCTGGCTGCAGGAAGAGGGGTTGGCGGGGCCGCTGAGCGAGGCCGAGCAGGCGCGCATGGAGCCGACCGGAGCTGCGGTCGCCGGGCGCGACGCCCTCGATCGCGCCCGCGAGCGGGTGCGTGCCGGCCAACCGCAGAAGGCCATCGAACTGCTCATGCGGGCCGCCGACGACGAGGGCCATCCCCGGGGTCGCGCGCTCCGGCGCATGCAGGCCGCGCGCGTGATGGTGGACCACGGGCTGGCTCAGGTGGCGATGCCGATCCTGCGCGACATCATGACGCGCATCGAGGAGCACCGGCTGGAGGAGTGGGAGGACTCGGAGACGGTGGCGGTGCCGATGGCGCTGCTGTACCGCTGTCTCGAGGCCACCGATGGCGACGCCTCGGAGCGGGAGCAGCTCTACCTGCGGGTATGCCGACTCGACCCCCTGCAGGCCATGCACTTCTCGACCGGTGCGGACGGCGCGAGCGAGGCGGACGACGCC
- a CDS encoding type VI secretion system accessory protein TagJ: MTPEQLYEAGRLDDAIAALGARLRDSPMDSRSRTFLFELLCFAGAFDRAEKHLDILADAGPDAQIGAMLYRTALHASRERLEMFDTRSFPTLGAPPASPRGTLDGAEFTVLEDADPRIGARLEVFAAGQYMWIPLKHVARLETEGPKRLRDLLWMPAHITTGPELRDLDLGEVLLPVVTPLAFRHDDPLVRLGRSADVVTADDGEAWPEGAKVLLVDGDPLPLVDLRELVITPA, from the coding sequence GTGACGCCGGAACAGCTGTACGAGGCAGGACGCCTCGACGACGCGATCGCAGCGTTGGGAGCACGGCTCCGGGATTCCCCCATGGATTCCCGGAGCCGTACGTTCCTATTCGAACTGCTCTGCTTCGCCGGTGCGTTCGATCGCGCCGAGAAGCACCTCGACATTCTGGCCGACGCCGGCCCGGATGCGCAGATCGGGGCGATGCTCTATCGCACCGCACTGCATGCGAGCCGCGAGCGGCTGGAGATGTTCGACACCCGCTCCTTCCCGACCCTCGGCGCGCCGCCCGCCTCTCCCCGAGGCACCCTCGACGGCGCCGAATTCACCGTGCTCGAAGACGCCGATCCCCGGATCGGTGCCCGGCTCGAGGTGTTCGCCGCGGGCCAGTACATGTGGATTCCACTCAAGCACGTGGCGCGGCTCGAGACGGAGGGGCCGAAGCGGTTGCGTGATCTGCTGTGGATGCCGGCGCACATCACCACCGGCCCCGAGCTGCGGGATCTCGACCTCGGCGAGGTGCTGCTGCCGGTGGTCACGCCGCTGGCCTTCCGCCACGACGATCCGCTGGTGCGGCTCGGGCGGTCGGCCGACGTGGTGACCGCCGACGACGGCGAAGCCTGGCCGGAGGGCGCCAAGGTGCTGCTCGTGGATGGCGACCCGCTCCCGCTGGTGGATCTGCGGGAGCTGGTGATCACCCCGGCCTGA